One window of Psychrobacillus sp. FSL H8-0483 genomic DNA carries:
- the pstB gene encoding phosphate ABC transporter ATP-binding protein PstB → MEQRKEGTSKINVKDLNLFYGEKQALFGVDLAIHEKEVTALIGPSGCGKSTFLRTVNRMNDLIDGVKITGEIVIDHEDIYKTNDVIKLRTKVGMVFQKPNLFPMSIYDNVAYGPRGQGIKNKKELNRIVEESLRGAAIWDEVKDRLKTSALGLSGGQQQRVCIARAIAMKPDVILMDEPTSALDPISTLKVEELITNLKKDYTIVIVTHNMQQAARISDKTAFFLNGEIVEYDDTDKIFSTPQDQRTEDYVTGRFG, encoded by the coding sequence ATGGAGCAACGTAAAGAAGGTACATCGAAAATTAATGTGAAGGATTTAAATTTATTCTATGGTGAGAAACAAGCGCTGTTCGGAGTCGATCTTGCTATACATGAAAAAGAGGTTACTGCTTTAATCGGTCCTTCAGGTTGTGGTAAATCAACTTTTTTACGAACAGTAAACCGTATGAATGATTTAATTGATGGCGTGAAAATTACAGGTGAAATTGTCATTGATCATGAAGACATTTATAAAACAAATGATGTAATCAAATTACGAACAAAAGTGGGAATGGTATTTCAAAAACCAAATTTATTCCCAATGAGTATTTATGACAATGTTGCTTATGGACCAAGAGGGCAAGGCATCAAAAATAAAAAAGAATTAAATAGAATTGTGGAAGAGAGTTTGCGCGGAGCAGCTATTTGGGACGAGGTAAAAGACCGTCTTAAAACATCAGCACTAGGTTTGTCTGGTGGTCAGCAACAACGTGTTTGTATTGCACGTGCGATTGCAATGAAACCAGATGTTATATTAATGGACGAGCCTACTTCCGCATTGGACCCAATTTCTACGTTAAAAGTAGAAGAACTAATCACAAACTTGAAAAAAGATTATACAATTGTTATTGTTACTCATAATATGCAACAAGCTGCGCGAATCTCTGATAAAACAGCGTTTTTCTTAAATGGAGAAATCGTTGAATACGATGATACAGATAAAATTTTCTCTACGCCACAGGATCAAAGAACAGAAGATTATGTAACAGGTCGATTCGGATAA
- the pstA gene encoding phosphate ABC transporter permease PstA — MRQFKDNLLRGLLWLSAFLSVAVLVMIVGFIFYKGFSLISFDFIFGDYSPTGGGGIWPMIVTTIYTIVISLVIATPIGILAAVYLQEYAKQGRLVKIIRFATESLTGIPSIIYGLFGAVFFVTTLKLGMSIIAASLTLTIIVLPIIIRTTEEALKTVPPSYREGSLALGTTKLQTLYKVILPSAMPGILSGIILSIGRIVGESAAIFLTAGTVAAMPESIFSSARTLTVHSYLVTQESGDIELAAAVGIVLIVIILAINLSATYISKKLNKATNK, encoded by the coding sequence ATGAGACAATTTAAAGATAACTTGTTACGTGGACTTTTATGGTTATCAGCTTTCTTATCGGTTGCTGTCCTCGTCATGATTGTTGGATTTATCTTTTATAAAGGATTTAGTTTGATTAGTTTCGATTTCATTTTTGGCGATTATTCACCAACTGGAGGTGGTGGTATTTGGCCAATGATTGTAACAACTATCTACACAATCGTTATTTCATTAGTCATTGCAACACCAATTGGGATATTAGCTGCCGTTTACTTGCAAGAATATGCTAAACAAGGCAGATTAGTAAAAATCATACGTTTTGCAACAGAAAGTTTAACAGGGATTCCCTCGATTATTTATGGTCTGTTTGGAGCAGTATTCTTTGTAACAACCTTAAAGTTAGGTATGTCTATTATTGCTGCTTCCTTAACATTAACGATTATTGTTTTGCCTATAATAATCCGTACAACAGAAGAGGCATTAAAAACAGTACCGCCTTCGTATCGTGAAGGTTCATTAGCACTTGGAACAACTAAGCTACAAACCTTATATAAGGTGATTTTACCTAGCGCAATGCCGGGGATTTTATCTGGTATCATTCTCTCTATTGGACGAATTGTTGGTGAGTCAGCTGCAATCTTCTTAACTGCAGGAACTGTAGCTGCCATGCCAGAGAGTATCTTTTCATCAGCTAGAACTTTAACGGTTCATTCCTATTTAGTTACACAAGAATCTGGAGACATTGAACTTGCTGCTGCAGTTGGTATTGTCCTAATCGTAATTATTTTGGCAATCAATCTTTCAGCAACATATATATCGAAAAAATTAAACAAAGCAACCAACAAATAA